The Streptomyces rimosus genomic interval GGGCGGTCCCGGCGGGCCGGCGGCGGCGGTCCCGGTCGCGGTGTCCAGGCCGGGGAAGACCGGCAGCAGCCGGTTCAGCCCACTGGTCTGCAACGCCGCGCGGGCGGCGGGACTCGGCAGGACCAGGCGCAGGTCACCGCCCTGGGAGCGGGCCCGCCGGGCCGCGGCGACGAGCGGACCGAGGGCGAGCGGGCAGCAGTCGGTGACCTCGGACAGGTCGACGATCAGCAGGCTGCCCGGGGCGCGCGGCAGGCGCCGCAGTCTCTCGCGCAGGGTGGGCAGGGTGGCGAGATCCATCCGCCCGCGCACGATGAGGACCGCGAAGTCCGGGTCCGCACTCTCGGCCGACGGCGCCGCTTGT includes:
- a CDS encoding STAS domain-containing protein, with protein sequence MADPGTSLDSPRTGAVGSRVPPPRSRARRGPQRTPVADGQPERLPQAAPSAESADPDFAVLIVRGRMDLATLPTLRERLRRLPRAPGSLLIVDLSEVTDCCPLALGPLVAAARRARSQGGDLRLVLPSPAARAALQTSGLNRLLPVFPGLDTATGTAAAGPPGPPEGAAA